In the Campylobacter sputorum subsp. sputorum genome, GTATCTTTATCAACCCAGCCTATTCTAGGACAATAATTTCCAAACCAGTATGGAATTGTATCATCATCTGAGTAGTCTGGGTCTAATGGCATATGTTTTCTAATATATTCTATAGCTTCATTGGATGATATGTCCCATATTCCATATCCATCTATATCCATTCTAGTAGATACAAACTCGTCTTTTTTTACTAAATCGCTTGGTGGATATAGCACAATAAGTCCTTCATCTAAAAGACGTTTTAAAACTGCAAGAAAGAGTTCATTTTCTTCTTCTTGGCTTAATAGTCTATCAAAAAACAACTCATCCCCCCACCAATTATAATGCAAAATGCTTATCCAAGAACCATAAGAATACTCATATATTCTATTTAATAAATCATCTGTTATTTTTATATTACTAAGCATTACTTCTTCTTTATTCAAATTTTAATTCATATTTTTTCATAAAATCTTTCATTTCTGGACTTGATTTGTTTGGTTTAAAATCCATAGTCCATTTTGGCTTATTGCCATTAGATAATTTAGATTTTAAATTATATCTTAAATAATTGATTTTACTATTATTTATTAATAAATTTGTCCTGTATCTTTATCTACCCAGCGAATTTTAATACTTCTTTCATACCAAAATTTACCCCATTCATCATTTTCATCATCTACGCCATCTAGATATTTTAAATCTGAAGGAAACTCACTTCTTATATACTCTATCATTTTATCAGATGATACATCCCAAAACTGATCTCCTTGTAGTTCTTTTTTTGGTTCTCCAAGTGGGGCATGAGCTAAAATAAGTCCATCATCTATCATTCTTTTAAATAGAGCTAGAAATATCTCAGCTTCTTCTTCATAAGTTATTTTTCTTCCTAGGTCTTTAGCGAATAATTCATTTCCTAAGCCATACAATGCATCAACCCAATATCCGAAATAATATTCTAAAATATATTCTATGTGTTCTTGCGTGAACATATGTGGGTTTATTAAAAATTCTTTCATGGTGCTATCTCCTGTCAAAGACTACTCAAATTTTATTTCATATTTTTTCATAAAATTTTGCATTTCCGGATTTGATTTTTATAGCTATCTTGTTCCGCTAATTTAGAAAAGTTTCTTCAATCTAAAAAAATTTTACCCGTCTCTTTATCTACCCAATAAATTTCAGGGCAATCTTCATACCAAAATTTAATATATGCTGTATCTGTGTCCTCCAAACCTTTTAAATGTATTATATCTTTTGGAAAAACACTTCTTATATACTCTATCATTTTATCTGATGATACATCCCATACACTAAGTCCATCTATCTCTTTTTCTGGCGCATCTTTAGTTGGCGATATTGCTAATATAAGTCCATCATCTATCATTCTTTTAAATAGAGCTAGAAATACTTCAGCCTCTTCTTCATATGTTAATTTTCTTTCTAGTTGTTCTGAAAAGAATTCATTTCCCCATCCATATAAACAATTAACCCAGTATCCTAGATTTTCATTATAAATCACATCTATTTGTTCTTTTGTAAAAATATTAGAATTTAAAAAATTTATACCCATTTTGATGCTCACTTAAATTTTAATTCTATGTTATTTTTTGTATTAGGTAATTCTTTTATTTGCAAAGTCCAGCTAAAGACACTCCCATCTTTTGATTTTTGTGTTGCAAAATCTCGCAAAATATAATCAACGCCATCTTTTTTAATTATATATATCTCACCTTTAAATTTTCCGCTTTTTTTATCAAACACTTTTTGAGCTTTTGGCATCTCCTTAACTCCTGCTGTATCTTTAAAGAATTTAAATACATCTTTATCTGGTACATTTTTAAATACCTTAGCACCGCCTTTATTTGTAGGATCTGCTAAGTATGTTTTACCAGCTATAGTTATAGCACCTGCTTTATTTTTTTTATCAAATAGTTTTTTTATTTGATTTTGGTTATTTCCTGGAGATGAAGTTATTTTATTATTTGTTTTGTTTTTAACTTGCTTTTTAGCATTATCCCCAGCTTTTAGTTTTTTACCTCCATCGCCTTCGATCGTAACTGGCCCTACGTTTACAACACCTCTATGCTCTATCAAATCACTATTATTAAATTTAATACCAGCTTTTATAAAAACTTTTTTCATAAACTTACTGTGATATTCATCTTTTTCTAATGCTTTAGATAGATCATACTTAAGCAATGGTCCGGTTCTAGCTCTTCCCAAACCATCGCCATGATCGAAATCATGACATTGAACACATTTTTGAATAAATGATTTTGTTAATTTATCTATAGCTTCTTTAGATATTTTTTTAACAAAAGATGATCTAAAAGTAGCTTGGACAACTCTTGCACCTAAAGATATTACAACTGGTGCTACATTATCACTGGAGTATTTATCTAGTTCGTTAAAAAACTCTTCATTATATAATACTTTTTTATCATAACTATTTGCTTTTGTATCTTGATACTTATATAGTGGTTTTTTATCTTTTAAGCTTTCATTCAGATAGTAAGTTAGTAGATATCCTTGATGATTTGCTAATATATCTTGTTCTTTATCATTTGGTATAAAATTACCTTTAGAAAAACTAATTAAATGATAAAGCTCATGTCCTAAAGCTTTGGTTAGTTTTACTGGATTATTTATATATGCTAAATTTATATAAATGGAATTTGGAGTAGCGGTATTAAAATTTCCTAAAAATTGAGAGTTATTTGCTCCTATTTCATAAGTATTTAATAAAACTACATTTATCTCATCGCTATAACCAAAATTTTTTGCATAAGAGGTCATAAATTTGCTTAAAATTTCCTCTTTTTCTTTAATGTTTAAGTTATCTTGAAAAATTTCTATAAATAAATTGCTATTTGTTTTTAAAACTTTATCAATGATATTTAAGTTTTCAAATTTACTATTTTTGTTAAAAAATAGTTTTGTATAGATGTGAGTGTTATACAAATTTGAGTTTATAATATTTGTATTGTTTGATAATAAAACTCCATCTTTAGATAAAAAATTAGAATTGGTTGAAATAAAGTTATTTGTATAAATTTCTAAATGATTATTTGCTTTTATAAGTGAGTTTAAATTTATAAAATCATAAGTGTTATAAATTTCTAAATTATTAGCATAAATTTTACCTTTATTTATAATACTATCGCTATTAATAGTTGCAAAGTAGTAATTATAAATCAGACCCTCATTTGATAAAAATTTAGTTTGCAGATCTAGCTTTATGCTTTCTAATGTGTCATTATTTTTTATGCTGTTTGACTTTATATCTAAAATAGCAGAAGATATTAAGGAGTCATTATCTATATTTTTTGCTTTTAAACTTAGGGATGAATTTGATACTAAATATCCTTCATTTATTATCTCTTTGGCTTTAATTTCTATCTTTTTATTAGAGATTATATCACCACTATTAATCAAATCTCCATTAGAACTTATTTCTATAAAATTACTTGCTACTATTTTACCTTTATTATTTACACCAATACCATTCTTGGTGCCTACTAGCTTTATTTTATTAGCATACATTCCGCCAAGAGA is a window encoding:
- a CDS encoding filamentous hemagglutinin N-terminal domain-containing protein, with amino-acid sequence MNNKNNSLNNKPLFHKVLTKNLSFYNFLNIKKPKFINLKTLNQPLSILISLSLISPNPILANIIADINAPKHNQPTILKTPNNAVLIDITKPNNNGISMNEYSKFDASKDGTILNNSMVGSDTITAGYIHANPHLSKSSAKLIVNKVNSNEKSILTGNIEIAGDKADLIIANPSGINIDGTHFINSKSTTLTTGNIEYENGGIKNIAVNKGEILITSRGLKDESNYLNILTHSAKINASIHANEINIITGDNTINKDGSILSNNENSIKTSKFSIDSSSLGGMYANKIKLVGTKNGIGVNNKGKIVASNFIEISSNGDLINSGDIISNKKIEIKAKEIINEGYLVSNSSLSLKAKNIDNDSLISSAILDIKSNSIKNNDTLESIKLDLQTKFLSNEGLIYNYYFATINSDSIINKGKIYANNLEIYNTYDFINLNSLIKANNHLEIYTNNFISTNSNFLSKDGVLLSNNTNIINSNLYNTHIYTKLFFNKNSKFENLNIIDKVLKTNSNLFIEIFQDNLNIKEKEEILSKFMTSYAKNFGYSDEINVVLLNTYEIGANNSQFLGNFNTATPNSIYINLAYINNPVKLTKALGHELYHLISFSKGNFIPNDKEQDILANHQGYLLTYYLNESLKDKKPLYKYQDTKANSYDKKVLYNEEFFNELDKYSSDNVAPVVISLGARVVQATFRSSFVKKISKEAIDKLTKSFIQKCVQCHDFDHGDGLGRARTGPLLKYDLSKALEKDEYHSKFMKKVFIKAGIKFNNSDLIEHRGVVNVGPVTIEGDGGKKLKAGDNAKKQVKNKTNNKITSSPGNNQNQIKKLFDKKNKAGAITIAGKTYLADPTNKGGAKVFKNVPDKDVFKFFKDTAGVKEMPKAQKVFDKKSGKFKGEIYIIKKDGVDYILRDFATQKSKDGSVFSWTLQIKELPNTKNNIELKFK